In Oncorhynchus gorbuscha isolate QuinsamMale2020 ecotype Even-year linkage group LG08, OgorEven_v1.0, whole genome shotgun sequence, one genomic interval encodes:
- the LOC124041784 gene encoding proteasome subunit alpha type-7, producing the protein MAARYDRAITVFSPDGHLFQVEYAQEAVKKGSTAVGIRGKDIVVLGVEKKSVAKLQEERTVRKICALDEHVCMAFAGLTADARIVINRARVECQSHRLTVEDPVTVEYITRHIATLKQRYTQSNGRRPFGISALIVGFDYDGTPRLYQTDPSGTYHAWKANAIGRSAKTVREFLEKNYTDEAIATDNEAIKLAIKALLEVVQSGGKNIDLAVIRRNQPLKLLESKEIETLVAEIEKEKEDEAEKKKQKKST; encoded by the exons ATGGCAGCAAGATATGACAGGGCGATCACTGTGTTTTCTCCCGACGGTCACCTTTTTCAGGTGGAATATGCACAAGAGGCTGTGAAGAAAGGCTCCACTGCT GTGGGCATCAGGGGCAAAGACATTGTTGTCCTTGGAGTTGAGAAGAAGTCTGTCGCCAAACTACAGGAGGAAAGAACAGTCCGCAAGATCTGCGCCCTAGACGAACATGTTTGCATGGCATTCGCAG GTCTGACAGCAGATGCCCGCATTGTGATCAACAGAGCTCGGGTGGAGTGCCAGAGTCACAGGCTCACAGTGGAGGACCCAGTTACCGTTGAGTACATCACACGGCACATCGCCACCCTGAAACAG CGTTACACTCAGAGTAATGGACGAAGACCGTTTGGCATCTCGGCGTTGATCGTGGGTTTTGACTACGATGGGACCCCCAGGCTTTATCAGACTGACCCCTCAGGAACATACCATGCATGGAAG GCAAATGCAATTGGCCGCAGTGCTAAGACAGTGAGGGAATTCCTGGAGAAGAACTACACAGATGAAGCCATCGCCACTGACAACGAGGCGATTAAGCTGGCAATTAAAGCCTTGCTTGAG GTGGTTCAGTCTGGTGGGAAGAACATTGATCTCGCCGTGATCAGAAGAAACCAGCCACTGAAG TTATTGGAGTCCAAAGAAATTGAGACCCTGGTGGCTGAGatcgagaaagagaaagaagatgaGGCAGAGAAGAAAAAACAGAAGAAATCTACTTGA